Proteins from one Setaria italica strain Yugu1 chromosome V, Setaria_italica_v2.0, whole genome shotgun sequence genomic window:
- the LOC101774073 gene encoding cytochrome P450 71A1, producing MALSQVAPVALLLTVLVVLPLSYLLILLAGNGGGGDARRRRLPPSPRGLPLLGHLHLLGSLPHRALRSLARAHGPVMLLRLGRVPTVVVSSAAGAEEVMRARDRAFANRPRSAMADRLLYGSRDVAFAPYGEYWRQARRVCVVHLLSARRVQSFRRVREQEAAALVGRVRAKGDEDGAAVVVGLSELLTEYANAVVSRAAFGDESARGLFDGGDRGREQRKVFTDFQTLIGMEPLGELLPWLGWVDAARGLEGKIRRTFEALDALLDKVIDDHRRRRPKNGDDGIDGEHWDFVDVLLDVHKHDQEYGFQLETNEIKAIILDMFAAGTDTTSTVMEWAMAELVTHPRAMRKLQDEIRAAVGSTGSVDEGHFAELRYLKAVVKETLRLHAPVALLVPREPPADAEILGYHVPARTRVVINAWAIGRDPATWEDAEEFLPERFSSSAVDFRGQHFELVPFGAGRRGCPGLGLAEASIEMALASLMYHFDWESTGGTGSSAVDMTEMSGISVHIKSGLPLVAKPWTPATPTC from the exons ATGGCCCTCTCACAGGTTGCACCCGTCGCCCTCCTGCTCACCGTCCTCGTCGTGCTGCCGCTCTCCTATCTCCTCATCCTCCTTGCCGgcaatggtggcggcggcgatgcacgACGGCGGaggctgccgccgtcgccgcgtggGCTCCCGCTGctcggccacctccacctcctgggCTCGCTGCCGCACCGCGCGCTCCGGTCCCTGGCGCGGGCGCACGGGCCCGTCATGCTGCTCCGGCTCGGCCGCGTGCCCACCGTGGTGGTGTcctcggcggcgggcgccgaggAGGTGATGCGGGCGCGCGACCGGGCCTTCGCGAACCGGCCCAGGAGCGCCATGGCCGACCGCCTCCTCTACGGCTCCCGCGACGTCGCCTTCGCGCCCTACGGCGAGTACTGGCGCCAGGCGCGCCGCGTCTGCGTCGTGCACCTCCTCAGCGCGCGCCGCGTCCAGTCCTTCCGCCGCGTCAGGGAGCAGGAGGCCGCCGCGCTGGTCGGCCGCGTCCGCGCCAAGGGCGACGAGGACGgagcggccgtcgtcgtcggtctGAGCGAGCTCCTCACCGAGTACGCCAACGCCGTCGTGTCGCGCGCCGCGTTCGGCGACGAGAGCGCGCGCGGCCTGTTCGACGGCGGCGACCGGGGACGTGAGCAGAGGAAGGTCTTCACCGACTTCCAGACGCTGATCGGGATGGAGCCGCTGGGGGAGCTCCTGCCGTGGCTGGGATGGGTGGACGCCGCGCGCGGGCTAGAGGGGAAGATTAGGCGGACGTTCGAGGCGCTCGACGCCTTACTCGACAAGGTGATCGATgaccaccgccggcggcgacctaAGAACGGGGATGACGGCATCGACGGCGAGCACTGGGACTTCGTGGACGTGTTGCTAGACGTGCACAAGCACGACCAAGAGTACGGCTTCCAGCTCGAGACCAACGAAATCAAGGCAATTATATTG GACATGTTCGCCGCGGGCACGGACACCACCAGCACGGTGATGGAATGGGCCATGGCGGAGCTCGTCACCCACCCGCGCGCCATGCGCAAGCTCCAGGACGAGATCCGCGCGGCGGTCGGCTCCACCGGAAGCGTCGACGAGGGCCATTTCGCCGAGCTGCGCTACCTCAAGGCCGTGGTCAAGGAAACGCTCCGGCTGCACGCGCCGGTCGCTCTGCTTGTGCCCCGGGAGCCGCCGGCGGACGCCGAGATCCTGGGCTACCACGTCCCGGCGCGCACGCGCGTGGTGATCAACGCGTGGGCCATCGGCCGGGACCCCGCGACGTGGGAGGACGCCGAGGAGTTTCTGCCGGAGAGGTTCTCCAGCAGCGCCGTGGACTTCAGGGGGCAGCACTTCGAGCTGGTgcccttcggcgccggcaggaGGGGGTGCCCCGGCCTCGGGTTGGCCGAGGCGAGTATCGAGATGGCGCTGGCGAGCTTGATGTACCATTTCGATTGGGAGTCCACCGGCGGGACCGGGTCGTCGGCCGTGGATATGACCGAGATGAGCGGGATCTCCGTGCACATCAAGTCCGGCCTGCCGCTTGTAGCTAAGCCCTGGACCCCTGCTACTCCAACCTGCTAG
- the LOC101753544 gene encoding pollen allergen Phl p 11 encodes MAQPKLTILAAVALAVLALASVASAEQGGGFVVTGRVYCDPCRAGFETNVSKSVPGATVEVVCRQFGASKETLKAEATTDEYGWYKLEIDQDHQDEICEAVLAKSSDPACAEVEEFRDRARVPLTSNNGIKQQGVRYANPIAFFRKDPLKECGQILSKYDLKDATETP; translated from the exons ATGGCGCAGCCCAAGCTGACGATCCTGGCCGCGGTAGCGCTGGCCGTGTTGGCCCTCGCCAGCGTCGCTTCCGCCGAGCAGGGCGGCGGCTTCGTGGTCACCGGCCGCGTGTACTGCGATCCCTGCCGCGCGGGGTTCGAGACCAACGTCTCCAAGAGCGTGCCGG GCGCGACGGTGGAGGTTGTCTGCCGCCAGTTCGGCGCGAGCAAGGAGACGCTGAaggcggaggcgacgacggACGAGTACGGGTGGTACAAGCTGGAGATCGACCAGGACCACCAGGATGAGATCTGTGAGGCGGTGCTGGCCAAGAGCTCCGACCCGGCCTGCGCCGAGGTCGAGGAGTTCCGCGACCGCGCGCGCGTCCCGCTCACCTCCAACAACGGCATCAAGCAGCAGGGCGTCCGCTACGCCAACCCCATCGCCTTCTTCCGCAAGGACCCGCTCAAGGAGTGCGGCCAGATCCTCAGCAAGTACGACCTCAAGGACGCCACAGAGACGCCATGA
- the LOC101753968 gene encoding cytochrome P450 71A1-like, with the protein MLRRGASMRRYPRTGMEARTTHRRWGGASPEFSAASSACWRPRDDSGAYWSHHIPAGTRVVINAWAIGRDPATWEDAEEFLPERFSGSAVDFRGQHFELVPFGAGRRGCPGLGLAEASIEMALTSLLYHFDWEAAGGTTGPSSLDMTEMNGISVHIKSGLQLVAKPWIP; encoded by the coding sequence atGCTCCGGCGCGGCGCGTCCATGAGGCGGTACCCTCGGACTGGGATGGAGGCGAGGACCACCCACCGGCGCTGGGGCGGCGCCTCACCGGAGTTCTCCGCTGCTTCCTCCGCCTGCTGGCGGCCGCGCGACGACTCCGGTGCCTACTGGAGTCACCACATCCCGGCGGGCACGCGCGTGGTGATCAACGCGTGGGCCATCGGCCGGGACCCCGCGACGTGGGAGGACGCCGAGGAGTTTCTGCCGGAGAGGTTCTCCGGCAGCGCCGTGGACTTCAGGGGGCAGCACTTCGAGCTGGTgcccttcggcgccggcaggaGGGGGTGCCCCGGCCTCGGGTTGGCCGAGGCAAGTATCGAGATGGCACTGACGAGCTTGCTGTATCATTTCGACTgggaggccgccggcgggaCGACAGGGCCGTCGTCCTTGGACATGACCGAGATGAACGGAATCTCCGTGCACATCAAGTCCGGCCTGCAGCTTGTAGCTAAACCATGGATCCCTTAA
- the LOC101773666 gene encoding LOW QUALITY PROTEIN: protein Mpv17 (The sequence of the model RefSeq protein was modified relative to this genomic sequence to represent the inferred CDS: inserted 1 base in 1 codon), with the protein MRRLWRWYQQCLASHPVRTQVVSSGILWGLGDIGAQAVTHHYSARRANNPPEDKDKDKEFKVDWRRVGITSSFGFAFVGPVGHYWYEYLDRIIRRRFQPNTFKFVASKVAADGFLFGPLDLLLFFSYVGLGQGRSVEQXKEDVKRDFIPALVVGGTIWPAVQIANFRFIPVRYQLLYVNVFCLFDSCCLSWIEQQGDASWKRWFTSFRKIEDHKSKV; encoded by the exons ATGCGGCGGCTATGGCGATGGTACCAGCAGTGCCTGGCCTCGCACCCGGTGCGCACGCAGGTCGTCAGCTCCGGCATCCTCTGGGGCCTCGGCGACATCGGCGCCCAGGCCGTCACCCACCACtactccgcccgccgcgccaaCAACCCCCCCGAG GATAAGGATAAAGATAAAGAGTTCAAAGTTGATTGGAGGAGGGTGGGCATCACAAGTTCCTTTGGATTTGCTTTCGTCGGACCAGTCGGACATTACTG GTATGAGTACCTGGACCGCATCATCCGGCGGAGATTTCAGCCTAATACATTCAAATTTGTTGCCTCTAAAGTCGCTGCGGATGGTTTCCTCTTTGGACCATTAGATCTTCTCCTGTTCTTCTCATACGTGGGTCTCGGCCAAGGAAGGAGTGTAGAGC TGAAGGAAGATGTGAAAAGGGATTTCATTCCTGCTCTGGTAGTGGGTGGAACCATCTGGCCAGCCGTGCAGATCGCGAACTTCCGCTTCATCCCCGTGCGGTACCAGCTCCTGTATGTGAACGTGTTCTGCCTCTTCGACAGCTGTTGCCTGTCATGGATTGAGCAGCAGGGAGACGCTTCCTGGAAGCGGTGGTTCACATCGTTCCGGAAAATCGAAGACCATAAGAGTAAGGTTTGA